GTCAGTCAGGCTCACCTTGGCCACACACAGGTTCCCAGCAAAGCCAAGAGTGGGGTCGGTTCCACTGCTTCACCAGGATCTGCGAGGACAAAGATGGCTGAAGCCATGGCTACACACACCCCTGGGGAGGTTGGTTGGAGCAACTAGCACCAGCGGGACCAGGGCTCCGTGTTTCCCATGGAATGGGTCAGTGGATCACACTGGAAGATGGGGCAGGAGTAGGAGAGGAACCTGGCATGCTGTGAGGATGAGTCAAACACTTGGACATGACACAAGGAGCAAAGCCAGGGAAAAGATCTGGAAGGAAGGGACAGAGTCATGGAAAAGAATCAGCAACCCCCATGTTTAGTGGTGGAGGATGGTACAGCTGGTTGGGTTTCCAAGGCTCTGGAAAAGCATCCAGACACCTGATTTACTCCCCTACAAGTAGCTATGGATGAGGCACTAGAAACAGGCTGAAGTGATAGCCAGAGCCTCCATCTGCCCCGGCAAATGTAACAGCCCTGCAAATTCAGGAAAGTACATGGCTGGAATTTAAATCTACTTGGCAAGTTTGCATCAAGAAACTGCGGAGCACTTTGACAGTCAGAGTCCTGGGGTATGTAATTCCCAACTCGGTGCTGagtgggacagccctgggatgTTATCTCAGCAACTTCCTAGCTTCATTTCCAGCACTGATTGGAGCAAtaccacagccagcagcactcaCCTGGAAGATGGCATGGGAGTGGAAGGAGGCGGCGTTGGTCTTGGTGTGATGCTGCGCTGGTTTCTATTGCCCTTGGCCAATATCTCGAGGATCTGCTCTGGTGATGTGGGCTGGGACAGAACGGACACAGAGATCAGCACCCCCGATGCGGCACCTAGACACCCCAGTatcagcagccccaggcacctCAGGCTGAggcatcctgcagctctgcaggctctgtgaCAACTTGGGGTAACAtctgctgccagccaggagttGTGCAGGTGGCACCCTGGGATCTTCATACCCCCTGTGTCCTCAGGACAGGAGAGAgagggggggaggggaagaggagggaaggggagcttcttgcagcagcccctgtgccaggagtcactcccaggctgggctgggatgagGCAAAGCTTAtcaccctccctgctcccctttAGGGCAGTTTTTCTCCCTGTTTCAGCCTCTTCAATGCAGCAGAGACAAAGGAGTTGCCAAACCAGCACTGCTATGATGTGGAGTTTACCCTTGAACCTTCCCCGAACAAGCTTATAGCCCCATTCTCATGTCACTCCCCATGAGGTATTTCTGCTTTCAGAGCTTCTCATTCCTCTTGTTTGCATCCATCTTCCCACACCCCTTTGAAATCTCCCCACTGGCATGGCCATTCTAGTTTCAGCCAGGGCAGAGTTGCTAAAATagagttgttgttttttttttttttttgcagtagcTGAGGGGTGTTGCTGTGGGCATTTCTAGGAGGTTATTCAATACCATCTTATTTGCCAGGGGTAAGGGAAAAGGACTCTTTCTCCCGCATCTGAGAGGAAGGGGTTCCTTCTTTGAGGAGAAACAGTCGGCATTATTACAGACTTTCTGTGTAGATTCTTTGTCTTATTATGGTCTCTTAATGAGCTGTTGTCATTAATATAGTTTCTGTCACTGTTTTCTTATTTCATTtactgtttccagtaaattgttcttgtGTTAAACTGTGATCTTTGTCTTTTGTGCTTCCAGCTGGAGGGGTCAGGGAAGCAAGAGTCAGTGTGGTTTCAGTATAAGCATTAAAGTATGGAATACTGTTCTTAAAACATGACAGCCTCAATTGCTGCCCAATGTGAGGCACAAAGGGTCGAGATAACAACAGATCTGTCTAGAGCTGTTTGAAAACAAATGTGATCTAAGCCTTT
The genomic region above belongs to Zonotrichia albicollis isolate bZonAlb1 chromosome 37, bZonAlb1.hap1, whole genome shotgun sequence and contains:
- the LOC141726660 gene encoding uncharacterized protein LOC141726660 isoform X5, giving the protein MERKLSLEQRTERLMQRSPHHQSRSSRYWPRAIETSAASHQDQRRLLPLPCHLPDPGEAVEPTPLLALLGTCVWPRG